From a single Gimesia fumaroli genomic region:
- a CDS encoding GspE/PulE family protein: MTDIQAQPVPDSDRESQEPNRVVAVSNAGEYPPLPVPFFRGNDPRFTNSQGFYFHFWKFLLVVLLFLLWAKTSYWVDEDSRGLKIDTEFWSSIVLVAGGLGFLLVFCMPSFLLGFFILLAAYGGPLGMYIRERNAKVPASSRVMTPDHIQNLTLRYLARMGIRVGGTKKQQAAIGPDIRFIGKSSTGRGDDPSSSRRVENSRGFLAAKELVYDAVMRRATDVHLEPKEDEVGVRLRIDGVMYPTEGFDRSIGEAVLNIFKVLGAMDITEKRRPQDGSFRAIMPDREIDFRLASQGTRHGEKMSLRILDQTNSIASLSELGIRKQLVDKLSGIVKQPHGLFLCCGPTGAGKSTTLFAALHEIDPYQRNIITIEDPVEYRIDNVSQIEINQKAGQTFAESLRSILRQDPDVVMIGEIRDAETARIACQAANTGHMVFSTVHANDTFTALYRLIDLEVEPFMLASSLSALLAQRLARRLCPECKEAYQPNPEFLKKANLPPDKVKCFYRQPKNPEIVCPSCTGLGYKGRISVVELLDFNERMRDMIRDTAGMSQLKAQARKNGMLYMKEEGLRLVVKGITSIDELLRVVK; encoded by the coding sequence TTGACAGACATCCAAGCGCAACCGGTTCCAGATAGCGACCGCGAGTCTCAAGAGCCGAATCGTGTTGTCGCTGTTTCGAACGCGGGAGAATATCCGCCGCTACCGGTCCCGTTTTTTCGAGGCAATGATCCGCGTTTTACCAATTCACAGGGGTTTTATTTCCATTTCTGGAAGTTTCTACTGGTGGTTTTGCTGTTTCTGCTCTGGGCGAAAACATCGTACTGGGTTGATGAGGACAGTCGCGGATTAAAAATCGATACCGAGTTCTGGAGTTCCATCGTTTTAGTTGCCGGCGGGCTCGGCTTTCTGCTTGTATTCTGTATGCCCAGCTTTCTGCTTGGCTTTTTTATCCTGCTGGCGGCTTATGGTGGGCCGCTGGGGATGTATATTCGAGAACGCAATGCGAAGGTGCCCGCTTCGAGCCGGGTGATGACGCCTGATCATATCCAGAATTTAACTCTGCGTTATCTGGCCCGGATGGGAATCCGGGTGGGAGGCACCAAGAAACAGCAGGCGGCCATCGGGCCTGATATTCGCTTTATTGGCAAATCGTCAACCGGGCGAGGGGATGACCCTTCAAGTTCGCGCCGGGTAGAGAATTCGCGTGGCTTTCTGGCGGCAAAGGAACTGGTCTACGACGCGGTGATGCGTCGTGCGACTGACGTGCACCTGGAGCCGAAAGAAGATGAAGTGGGAGTGCGTCTGCGTATTGACGGCGTGATGTACCCTACGGAAGGTTTTGACCGTTCGATTGGTGAAGCCGTTCTGAATATTTTCAAAGTGCTTGGTGCGATGGATATTACCGAGAAGCGTCGTCCCCAGGACGGTAGTTTCCGTGCTATCATGCCCGACCGCGAGATTGATTTTCGTCTTGCCAGTCAGGGCACCCGGCACGGCGAAAAAATGAGTTTACGTATTCTGGACCAGACGAATTCGATTGCTTCGCTATCAGAACTGGGAATTCGAAAACAACTGGTCGACAAGCTGAGTGGTATTGTGAAACAGCCACACGGTCTATTTTTATGCTGTGGTCCGACAGGTGCCGGTAAATCAACGACTTTGTTTGCCGCCTTGCATGAGATCGACCCGTATCAGCGGAATATCATCACGATTGAAGATCCGGTTGAATATCGGATCGATAATGTGTCACAGATTGAAATCAACCAAAAGGCCGGCCAGACGTTTGCCGAGTCTTTAAGAAGTATTTTGCGTCAGGACCCGGACGTGGTCATGATCGGCGAAATTCGTGATGCGGAGACCGCACGGATTGCCTGTCAGGCTGCGAATACCGGTCACATGGTATTCTCAACGGTTCACGCCAACGATACCTTTACCGCGTTGTACCGGTTGATCGACCTGGAAGTTGAACCGTTCATGCTGGCGAGTTCTCTTTCGGCGCTGCTGGCACAACGTCTGGCGAGGCGGCTGTGTCCTGAATGTAAAGAAGCATATCAACCCAACCCGGAGTTTTTGAAGAAAGCAAACCTGCCGCCTGATAAGGTGAAATGTTTCTATCGGCAGCCGAAAAATCCGGAAATTGTCTGTCCTTCCTGTACTGGGTTGGGTTACAAGGGGCGGATCAGTGTGGTCGAGCTGCTGGACTTTAACGAGCGGATGCGGGATATGATTCGCGATACAGCCGGCATGTCTCAACTGAAAGCACAGGCCCGCAAGAACGGCATGCTGTATATGAAAGAGGAAGGTCTGCGGCTGGTTGTGAAGGGAATTACTTCGATTGATGAATTGCTGCGGGTTGTAAAGTGA
- a CDS encoding IS4 family transposase — protein sequence MPFISASHSNAASFSLFKRSMMQNASLPLSDVIDDQRWQQTFDEHEINFGSGEDDVYTPAITLWALISQVFFSGEQRSCKAAVIRVASLCAALGRRVCSTNTSAYCRARLKIPFIVIRDIVQQIAADAEAACDQNRVQTREQSAARLSPSSIADVKSRSTGGRILLVDGFTLTAADTPKNQRAYPQNPTQKPGLGFPVLRCVSLISMTTGLLVDLVSGPYSGKGSGETALFWQMLDALRPGDTLVADSYYCTYWLVSACRARGVQVLMKNHHLRDDHPQAARRLSKRERLVTWSRPLQRPAWMTRQEFWQQPLTLTLRLVDVQISQPGYRAKTFTIATTITDRKAYPARWIAAVYQSRWLIELDIRSIKCSLGMDILRAKSPDMVLTELWSCLLAYNLIRLKMLQSSLSTDRDPRSLSFATTQQMLAASWLLGAVTKLTDELVALGQQVPSSERVGHRTGRTEPRANKRRTKVLALLKQPRYHYHQQRRTIV from the coding sequence ATGCCATTTATATCAGCTTCCCATTCGAATGCAGCATCATTTTCTCTTTTCAAACGTTCGATGATGCAAAATGCTTCGCTTCCGCTATCTGATGTGATTGATGACCAGCGCTGGCAACAAACCTTTGATGAACACGAAATCAATTTTGGTTCCGGCGAGGATGACGTTTACACACCCGCAATCACGCTCTGGGCCTTAATTTCTCAGGTCTTCTTTTCCGGCGAGCAACGCAGCTGTAAAGCGGCCGTGATCCGTGTTGCCAGCCTGTGTGCCGCGCTGGGCCGACGGGTTTGCAGTACGAATACCAGTGCTTATTGTCGGGCGCGACTCAAAATCCCGTTTATCGTCATTCGAGACATTGTCCAACAAATTGCCGCTGATGCGGAAGCGGCCTGTGATCAGAATCGTGTCCAGACCAGAGAGCAGTCGGCGGCACGCCTCAGTCCTTCCAGCATCGCTGATGTGAAATCACGGAGCACCGGCGGTCGCATTCTGCTGGTTGATGGCTTCACCCTCACGGCCGCCGATACTCCCAAGAATCAGCGTGCCTATCCACAGAACCCGACTCAGAAACCGGGGCTCGGGTTCCCCGTTCTACGCTGCGTTTCTCTGATCTCGATGACAACCGGACTGCTGGTGGATCTAGTGAGCGGGCCTTACAGCGGAAAAGGCAGTGGCGAAACGGCCCTGTTCTGGCAAATGCTGGATGCACTCCGACCGGGAGATACCTTGGTGGCAGACTCGTATTACTGCACGTACTGGCTGGTGAGTGCGTGCCGTGCGCGGGGCGTTCAGGTTTTGATGAAGAATCATCACCTGCGTGACGATCATCCGCAAGCCGCACGGCGGCTGAGTAAACGGGAGCGACTGGTGACCTGGTCACGACCATTGCAACGTCCTGCCTGGATGACCCGTCAGGAATTCTGGCAACAACCGCTGACGCTCACTCTGCGTCTGGTCGATGTGCAGATCAGTCAGCCGGGGTATCGCGCCAAAACGTTTACGATTGCCACCACCATCACAGATCGGAAAGCATACCCGGCGCGCTGGATCGCCGCCGTGTATCAGAGCCGCTGGCTGATCGAACTGGATATTCGCAGCATCAAGTGTTCGCTGGGGATGGATATTCTGCGTGCGAAGTCTCCGGACATGGTGCTCACCGAACTCTGGTCGTGCCTGCTGGCGTATAATCTGATTCGGTTAAAAATGCTGCAAAGCAGTCTCTCAACAGACCGTGATCCGCGTTCCCTCTCGTTTGCCACCACGCAACAGATGCTGGCTGCCAGTTGGTTGTTGGGAGCCGTCACGAAGCTCACGGATGAGTTGGTTGCACTCGGACAACAGGTCCCCAGCAGCGAACGTGTGGGGCATCGCACTGGTCGAACAGAACCCAGAGCCAATAAACGCCGCACCAAAGTGCTGGCTTTGCTGAAGCAACCAAGATACCATTACCATCAACAAAGGAGGACGATCGTATGA
- a CDS encoding SMI1/KNR4 family protein, whose protein sequence is MVDEFIEKIQEYTKSQPTSNLCTPTSKNAINETEHKLGFSIPNLLKQCYLRVGNGGFGPGYGVIGLEGGYASDYGNVVETFQLLKSDQESEGLEWQEGLLPFCEWGCNIFSCVDCNDPQHPVFTFEDFAVTQQNYTLDRFFELWMSGADILSCDGAEVDEVEITNPFTGEKETVSKRRQK, encoded by the coding sequence ATGGTTGACGAGTTTATTGAGAAAATTCAGGAGTACACAAAGTCTCAGCCAACATCGAATCTTTGCACCCCTACATCAAAGAATGCAATCAATGAAACCGAACACAAACTTGGTTTTTCGATCCCCAACTTACTCAAACAATGTTATTTGAGAGTTGGCAATGGAGGCTTCGGGCCAGGTTACGGAGTCATCGGTCTCGAAGGTGGGTACGCATCGGACTATGGAAACGTTGTTGAGACATTCCAACTTTTGAAATCCGATCAAGAATCGGAAGGTCTAGAGTGGCAAGAAGGTTTGCTTCCGTTTTGTGAGTGGGGGTGCAATATTTTCTCATGTGTTGATTGTAATGACCCCCAACATCCCGTTTTTACGTTTGAAGACTTCGCTGTAACGCAACAAAACTACACATTGGATCGGTTTTTTGAACTGTGGATGAGCGGTGCGGACATTCTTTCCTGCGATGGAGCGGAGGTAGATGAGGTTGAAATCACTAATCCATTTACTGGTGAAAAAGAAACGGTATCAAAGCGAAGGCAGAAGTGA
- a CDS encoding transposase has translation MGRPKRAAQAGYLYHVLNRANARMTIFETDEDYAAFERILSEAVERFEMRLLSYCVMPNHWHLVVHPSEDGQLSRFTGWLTLTHTQRWHAHRKSTGSGHVYQGRFKSFPIQDDEHFYTVCRYVERNALTANLVKRAEDWKWGSLSHWRQGSSEPQPLLSPWPQKRKPGWTAHVNQPLTDRELKALARSIQRGTPYGNDAWTTQTVQQLELESTIKPRGRPRKAE, from the coding sequence ATGGGACGACCAAAACGGGCCGCTCAGGCGGGATATCTTTATCATGTGCTCAATCGGGCGAATGCCCGGATGACGATCTTTGAGACGGACGAAGACTACGCCGCCTTTGAGCGGATCTTGTCGGAAGCGGTCGAGCGGTTTGAGATGCGGCTGCTCAGTTATTGTGTGATGCCGAACCATTGGCATCTGGTCGTTCATCCCAGTGAAGACGGTCAGCTCTCCCGCTTCACCGGCTGGCTCACGCTCACCCACACCCAGCGATGGCACGCCCACCGCAAGAGCACTGGCTCCGGTCACGTCTACCAGGGACGATTCAAATCGTTTCCGATTCAGGATGACGAGCACTTCTATACGGTGTGCCGGTATGTAGAACGGAATGCGCTCACTGCCAATCTGGTCAAGCGGGCTGAAGACTGGAAGTGGGGCAGCCTTTCTCACTGGAGGCAAGGTTCCTCCGAGCCACAGCCGCTGTTATCACCGTGGCCACAGAAGCGGAAACCAGGCTGGACCGCACATGTCAACCAGCCACTGACCGACCGCGAACTAAAGGCTCTGGCACGCAGCATTCAACGCGGCACTCCGTATGGCAACGACGCCTGGACCACTCAAACCGTCCAACAACTGGAGCTGGAAAGCACGATCAAACCCCGAGGTAGGCCACGAAAAGCAGAATAA
- a CDS encoding CvpA family protein, whose protein sequence is MIDILLLAILGIVTWCVASEGAWGAAFIFVSVLFAGLLAMNYFEPLATFLTNNIASSGAWPLRWDSIALIGLFVGFIFLFREITVRIAPTYMQVHPLVHEVARWGFAAMTGYIAMAFLLTALHTTPLPREFAGFTPERDNFFGVVAPDRQWLGFTQYVSEKSMRNGAVGHYFDGPEYTFPQQQNSVWPSFPIRYASRRGQGAAMGAPPKPASEEKASRSF, encoded by the coding sequence ATGATCGACATTTTGTTACTGGCAATTTTGGGAATTGTGACCTGGTGTGTTGCCAGTGAAGGAGCATGGGGCGCTGCTTTTATCTTTGTGTCGGTGCTTTTTGCCGGGCTATTGGCGATGAACTACTTCGAACCCCTGGCGACTTTTTTGACGAACAATATTGCCAGTTCGGGGGCCTGGCCGCTGCGCTGGGACAGCATTGCGCTGATTGGCCTGTTCGTGGGGTTTATTTTCCTGTTTCGAGAAATCACGGTGCGGATTGCGCCTACTTATATGCAGGTTCATCCGCTCGTGCATGAAGTAGCACGCTGGGGATTTGCCGCGATGACGGGATATATTGCGATGGCGTTTTTGTTAACGGCGTTGCACACGACTCCCTTGCCGCGTGAATTTGCCGGTTTTACTCCCGAGCGAGATAACTTTTTTGGTGTAGTCGCCCCCGATCGTCAATGGCTGGGTTTCACTCAATACGTTTCAGAAAAGTCGATGCGGAATGGTGCGGTGGGACATTACTTTGATGGCCCTGAATACACTTTCCCACAGCAGCAAAACAGCGTCTGGCCTTCGTTCCCGATTCGATATGCCTCACGCCGCGGGCAGGGTGCCGCTATGGGTGCGCCACCTAAACCTGCTTCCGAAGAGAAAGCAAGCCGTTCTTTTTAG
- the rdgB gene encoding RdgB/HAM1 family non-canonical purine NTP pyrophosphatase has product MSQYPVIVLASRNQKKAGEISELLRPHGIRVQSVADYPQAQEVVEDGSSFAENAAKKASETARTISQWTIGEDSGLMIDALDGAPGIYSARFSGEDATDEKNNAKMIQELAGVPLEQRTAAYVCNVALSNPKGEICLQVEARCRGRMTEAPRGQNGFGYDPYFEIIELHKTFGELAPIVKQHLSHRARAFERFIPQLVDLFQRENK; this is encoded by the coding sequence ATGTCACAATATCCTGTCATCGTTCTAGCCAGTCGAAATCAAAAAAAAGCTGGCGAAATTTCGGAACTGCTCCGCCCGCATGGCATCCGGGTCCAAAGTGTCGCCGACTATCCCCAGGCACAGGAAGTCGTGGAAGATGGCAGCAGCTTTGCAGAGAACGCAGCGAAAAAAGCTTCGGAAACCGCCCGCACCATTTCCCAGTGGACAATTGGCGAAGACAGTGGATTGATGATCGATGCACTCGATGGTGCACCTGGAATTTACTCCGCCCGCTTCAGCGGAGAAGATGCCACCGATGAGAAAAACAACGCCAAAATGATCCAGGAACTGGCAGGCGTTCCTCTGGAACAGCGAACCGCCGCCTATGTCTGTAACGTCGCACTGTCGAACCCAAAAGGAGAAATCTGCCTGCAGGTCGAAGCCCGCTGCCGAGGCCGCATGACCGAAGCACCGCGCGGCCAGAACGGATTTGGTTACGACCCCTATTTCGAGATCATTGAGCTGCATAAAACTTTCGGCGAATTAGCACCGATTGTCAAACAGCATCTCAGTCATCGTGCGCGGGCCTTTGAACGGTTCATTCCGCAACTGGTCGATCTGTTCCAGCGCGAGAATAAATAA